One Cupriavidus taiwanensis DNA window includes the following coding sequences:
- the flhF gene encoding flagellar biosynthesis protein FlhF: MSVAKFVAANGREAMRQVREAMGPDAVVLSNRTVEGGVEIVAMRDTDLGSVQATAQVYVPPAPASAPEPAAIGDLRGELQSMRAMLERQLAGISAAPGVAPSAAAHGVAASDPLRESLFEWMVGAGFSGQLARTLLARLPLGYDRPAAMGWIRKELASKVPVLGDEDSLFAQGGVLALIGPTGVGKTTTTAKLAARFVLRHGADKLALLTTDSFRIGAHEQLRIYGDILGVPVHAVKDAADLRFALAAMKDKHLVIIDTVGMSQRDRSLSEQIAMLAGVPAPVQRVLLLNGASHGDTLNEVVHAYRHDAAPDGGGIDGCIISKLDEATHLGSVLDVVIRHRLPVFYASTGQRVPEHLELASSTALVERAFLTPRRGSVFADADAARRAAAGAGEETPARGGATDVLRSLTDSADALGQCVAELNGAGLGFDLARSLWQQRGAGAPALRAMSQQVREAVCRDVTRQCEQYVLAIAATLQVAVPGRRSPQPMQHTLWLADRNGMPLAAAVTPTGRAGQPLGEAEADAANLRAAMSAARKVVNLVDALPSAATLARWQQAGERWVASARKTARVVSAGTAWKLDALADTLTFHAVGEDTVRERDAVRWLATADVRVPDSPVRGKGTPEGGIDACLVVARLADRATGELLDTRYLLCDPALAQDVAQVARWALWTDAAEPGLRTLRHAIDHFAQDAQDAAGATVAALQLGLSVLRLEHAPTAAAPAFLARLAGRAVRPGAPVPGTVLNEGMGRMLALLDVLENYPGRATAAPAAAEALQ; the protein is encoded by the coding sequence ATGAGCGTAGCCAAGTTTGTCGCGGCCAACGGCCGCGAAGCCATGCGCCAGGTGCGCGAAGCCATGGGGCCGGACGCCGTGGTGCTGTCCAACCGCACCGTCGAGGGCGGCGTGGAGATCGTCGCCATGCGCGATACGGACCTGGGCAGCGTGCAGGCCACGGCGCAGGTGTATGTGCCGCCGGCACCGGCATCGGCGCCGGAGCCCGCGGCCATCGGCGACCTGCGCGGCGAGCTGCAATCGATGCGGGCGATGCTGGAGCGCCAGCTGGCCGGCATCAGTGCGGCGCCGGGCGTCGCCCCCAGCGCGGCGGCCCACGGCGTGGCCGCGAGCGACCCGCTGCGCGAATCGCTGTTCGAATGGATGGTGGGCGCGGGCTTCTCCGGGCAACTGGCGCGCACGCTGCTGGCGCGGCTGCCGCTGGGCTATGACCGGCCCGCGGCGATGGGCTGGATCCGCAAGGAGCTGGCCAGCAAGGTGCCGGTGCTGGGCGACGAGGACAGCCTGTTCGCGCAAGGCGGCGTGCTGGCGCTGATCGGCCCCACCGGTGTGGGCAAGACCACCACCACGGCCAAGCTGGCGGCGCGCTTCGTGCTGCGCCACGGCGCCGACAAGCTGGCGCTGCTGACCACCGACAGCTTCCGTATCGGCGCCCATGAACAGCTGCGCATCTACGGCGATATCCTGGGCGTGCCGGTGCATGCGGTAAAGGATGCCGCCGACCTGCGCTTCGCGCTGGCGGCGATGAAGGACAAGCACCTGGTGATCATCGACACCGTCGGCATGAGCCAGCGCGACCGCAGCCTGTCGGAGCAGATCGCCATGCTGGCCGGCGTGCCCGCGCCGGTGCAGCGCGTGCTGCTGCTCAACGGCGCCAGCCATGGCGATACCCTCAATGAAGTGGTGCACGCCTACCGTCATGACGCCGCGCCGGATGGCGGCGGCATCGATGGCTGCATCATCAGCAAGCTGGATGAAGCCACGCACCTGGGCTCGGTGCTGGACGTGGTGATCCGCCACCGGCTGCCGGTGTTCTACGCCTCCACCGGGCAGCGCGTGCCCGAGCACCTGGAACTGGCCAGCAGCACCGCGCTGGTCGAGCGCGCGTTCCTCACGCCGCGCCGCGGCTCGGTGTTTGCGGATGCCGATGCGGCGCGTCGTGCCGCCGCCGGGGCTGGTGAAGAAACCCCCGCGCGTGGCGGTGCCACCGACGTGCTGCGCTCGCTGACCGATAGCGCCGACGCGCTCGGCCAATGCGTGGCCGAACTCAACGGCGCGGGCCTGGGCTTCGACCTGGCGCGCTCGCTGTGGCAGCAGCGCGGCGCCGGTGCGCCGGCCCTGCGAGCGATGTCGCAGCAGGTGCGCGAAGCGGTGTGCCGCGACGTGACGCGCCAGTGCGAGCAATACGTGCTGGCCATCGCCGCCACGCTGCAGGTGGCCGTGCCCGGCCGCCGCTCGCCCCAGCCGATGCAGCACACGCTGTGGCTGGCCGACCGCAACGGCATGCCGCTGGCCGCCGCCGTCACGCCGACCGGCCGTGCCGGCCAGCCGCTGGGCGAAGCCGAAGCCGACGCCGCCAACCTGCGCGCCGCGATGAGCGCCGCGCGCAAGGTCGTCAACCTGGTCGACGCGCTGCCGTCCGCCGCCACGCTGGCGCGCTGGCAGCAGGCCGGCGAGCGCTGGGTTGCCAGCGCGCGCAAGACCGCGCGCGTGGTCAGCGCCGGCACTGCGTGGAAGCTGGATGCACTGGCCGACACGCTGACCTTCCACGCCGTCGGCGAAGACACCGTGCGCGAGCGCGACGCCGTGCGCTGGCTGGCAACCGCCGACGTGCGCGTGCCGGACAGCCCGGTGCGCGGCAAGGGCACGCCCGAAGGCGGCATCGACGCCTGCCTGGTGGTGGCCCGCCTGGCTGACCGCGCCACCGGCGAGCTGCTCGACACGCGTTACCTGCTGTGCGATCCGGCGCTGGCGCAGGATGTCGCGCAGGTGGCGCGCTGGGCGCTGTGGACCGACGCGGCCGAGCCCGGCCTGCGCACGCTGCGCCATGCCATCGACCACTTTGCGCAGGATGCGCAGGATGCCGCGGGTGCTACCGTAGCCGCGCTGCAACTGGGCCTGTCGGTGCTGCGCCTGGAACACGCGCCAACCGCCGCCGCGCCTGCATTCCTGGCGCGCCTGGCCGGCCGTGCAGTGCGCCCGGGCGCACCGGTGCCGGGCACCGTGCTCAATGAAGGCATGGGCCGCATGCTGGCCTTGCTCGACGTGCTGGAAAACTATCCGGGCCGCGCCACCGCTGCGCCCGCCGCCGCGGAGGCCCTGCAGTGA
- a CDS encoding MinD/ParA family ATP-binding protein, with the protein MDQAESLRRMLAPRTTRRIAVLASERGAGATTVALGLSHALAMQGERVLLVDEDAAARATQLSGARPAGTLADVYAGRLSLDAAAGVSPQGVLSVLPAGRPAPGAALPPAATQDFRSVLVDAAIDADGALSPLAGDAHNVLVVMRPELASITAAYACIKRLHHLYAWRQFHLVVNLAASEATVQAILRNLARTASQYLGVEVLCAGWLPSDPLVARAVQLGRCVVEAFPAAPATAALRRSAGGIGAWPLRAEMSAPAPAAAMA; encoded by the coding sequence ATGGACCAGGCCGAAAGCCTGCGCCGGATGCTGGCGCCGCGCACCACGCGCCGCATCGCCGTGCTGGCCAGCGAACGCGGCGCCGGTGCTACTACCGTGGCGCTGGGTTTGTCGCATGCGCTGGCGATGCAGGGCGAACGTGTGCTGCTGGTCGACGAAGACGCCGCCGCCCGGGCCACGCAACTGTCCGGCGCAAGGCCGGCGGGCACGCTGGCTGACGTTTACGCGGGCCGGCTGTCGCTGGACGCTGCGGCGGGCGTGAGCCCGCAGGGCGTGCTGTCGGTGCTGCCGGCGGGCCGGCCGGCGCCGGGCGCTGCCTTGCCGCCGGCGGCGACGCAGGATTTCCGCAGCGTGCTGGTGGATGCCGCGATCGATGCCGACGGCGCGCTGTCGCCGCTTGCGGGCGATGCGCACAACGTGCTGGTGGTGATGCGCCCGGAGCTGGCGTCGATCACCGCCGCCTACGCCTGCATCAAGCGGCTGCACCACCTGTATGCCTGGCGCCAGTTCCACCTGGTCGTCAACCTCGCGGCAAGCGAAGCCACGGTGCAGGCCATCCTGCGCAACCTGGCGCGCACCGCCAGCCAGTACCTCGGCGTCGAAGTGCTGTGCGCGGGCTGGTTGCCATCCGACCCGCTGGTGGCACGCGCCGTGCAGCTGGGCCGCTGCGTGGTCGAGGCCTTCCCGGCGGCGCCGGCCACCGCGGCACTGCGCCGCAGCGCCGGCGGCATCGGCGCCTGGCCACTGCGCGCGGAAATGTCCGCCCCCGCGCCCGCAGCCGCAATGGCCTGA
- a CDS encoding RNA polymerase sigma factor FliA, with product MYTIQGKLEQADVVKAHAQLVRRIALQLAARLPASVQIDDLIQAGMIGLLDAAKRYEDTHGARFETYASQRIRGAMLDEVRANDWQSRSLRQFTRRIERTQRNLEQKLGRTPIDSEVAEAMEMPLDEYQLLLNEVYGCQLLHYEDFERSGEEDFLDRHLGGSDDGNPLTVLMESGMREALIRAIERLPEREKLVLSLCYDQELNLREIGAVLDVTESRVCQIRGQAINRLRNQLRGLL from the coding sequence ATGTACACGATCCAGGGAAAGCTCGAACAGGCCGATGTGGTCAAGGCGCACGCCCAGCTGGTGCGCCGCATCGCGCTGCAGCTCGCTGCCAGGCTGCCCGCCAGCGTGCAGATCGACGACCTGATCCAGGCCGGCATGATCGGCCTGCTCGACGCCGCCAAGCGCTATGAAGACACGCACGGCGCGCGCTTCGAAACCTACGCCAGCCAGCGCATCCGTGGCGCCATGCTCGACGAAGTGCGCGCCAACGACTGGCAATCGCGCAGCCTGCGCCAGTTCACCCGGCGCATCGAACGCACCCAGCGCAACCTGGAACAGAAGCTCGGCCGCACGCCGATCGACTCCGAGGTGGCCGAGGCCATGGAGATGCCGCTGGACGAATACCAGCTGCTGCTCAACGAGGTCTATGGCTGCCAGCTGCTGCACTATGAAGACTTCGAGCGCTCCGGCGAAGAAGACTTCCTCGACCGCCACCTCGGCGGCAGCGACGACGGCAACCCGCTCACCGTGCTGATGGAAAGCGGCATGCGCGAGGCGCTGATCCGCGCCATCGAACGCCTGCCCGAGCGCGAGAAGCTGGTGCTGTCGCTGTGCTACGACCAGGAACTGAACCTGCGCGAGATCGGCGCGGTGCTCGACGTGACGGAGTCGCGCGTATGCCAGATCCGCGGCCAGGCCATCAACCGGCTGCGCAACCAGTTGCGCGGCTTGCTGTGA
- a CDS encoding flagellar protein FlhE gives MPGKARAARGACWLLAAVSACAWAAFDAGTRHAWTGSVNGPALHGRGQRAVSPPILPTGVLPQSEGVITSVRWRYSFAKTPPMELQAYLCNAQRCVLLPQAEGKTDAFFGDDATKGFVFAFRVPGQGSLVPVLQGRSNEVVVGFR, from the coding sequence ATGCCGGGGAAGGCGCGCGCCGCGCGCGGGGCCTGCTGGTTGCTCGCGGCCGTATCGGCGTGCGCATGGGCCGCATTCGATGCCGGCACCCGCCACGCCTGGACCGGCTCGGTCAACGGCCCGGCCCTGCACGGCCGCGGCCAACGCGCGGTGTCGCCGCCGATCCTGCCCACCGGCGTGTTGCCGCAATCGGAAGGGGTGATTACCTCGGTGCGCTGGCGCTACAGCTTCGCCAAGACGCCGCCGATGGAGCTGCAAGCCTACCTGTGCAATGCGCAACGCTGCGTGCTGTTGCCGCAGGCTGAGGGCAAGACCGACGCGTTCTTTGGCGACGATGCCACGAAGGGGTTTGTGTTCGCGTTCCGGGTGCCGGGGCAGGGGAGTCTGGTGCCGGTGTTGCAGGGGCGGAGTAATGAGGTGGTGGTGGGGTTTCGGTAG
- a CDS encoding type IV toxin-antitoxin system AbiEi family antitoxin domain-containing protein gives MPHNRQTQRVLDLASRKGLLRPADLDSIEVPRVILTRMVGAGLLEKVDRGIYRLSEDPRSEHESLAAIATRVPQAVFCLLTALQFHGLTTQLPREVWIAMPRGSHAPRIDFPPIKMIQVADDIFSAGIDVVERDGIPLRVYSAARTVADCFKHRNKIGLDVALEALRDARAQQKASADDLWRYAKLCRVANVMRPYLEVVE, from the coding sequence ATGCCGCACAACCGACAAACCCAACGCGTCCTTGACCTGGCCTCCAGGAAAGGACTGCTGCGCCCCGCCGATCTCGACAGCATCGAAGTCCCGCGCGTCATCCTGACCCGCATGGTTGGCGCTGGCCTGCTCGAAAAAGTCGATCGCGGCATCTACCGTCTGTCAGAGGATCCACGCTCCGAGCATGAGAGCCTGGCCGCCATTGCCACCAGGGTGCCGCAAGCGGTCTTCTGCCTGCTGACAGCGCTCCAGTTCCATGGCCTGACCACGCAGCTTCCGCGCGAAGTCTGGATTGCAATGCCGCGAGGCAGTCATGCGCCAAGAATCGATTTCCCACCGATCAAGATGATCCAGGTTGCCGACGATATCTTCTCGGCAGGCATCGACGTGGTCGAGCGCGACGGGATTCCGCTGCGGGTCTATAGCGCCGCGCGGACGGTGGCGGATTGCTTCAAGCACCGCAACAAGATTGGGCTCGACGTGGCACTGGAAGCCCTTAGGGACGCGCGGGCACAGCAGAAGGCATCGGCTGACGACCTCTGGCGCTATGCCAAGCTTTGCCGCGTCGCCAACGTCATGCGCCCGTATCTCGAGGTTGTCGAATGA
- a CDS encoding flagellar protein FlgN translates to MSQSLIQSLQRETEGIQAFGQLLAEERDALKRGDFQSLSGLLTRKVELGQALSRQLKAREVQMGALGLRAGAEGQLLGRQVDPAVADAWRGLIFAARTARDANALNGAVVDAHLDFTREAIQALRQHSGGDARLYGKDGKAAAGVGGVSLAAG, encoded by the coding sequence ATGAGCCAGAGCCTGATCCAGTCCCTGCAGCGCGAAACCGAAGGCATCCAGGCCTTCGGCCAACTCCTCGCCGAAGAGCGCGACGCCCTCAAGCGGGGCGACTTCCAGTCCCTGAGCGGACTGCTGACGCGCAAGGTCGAACTGGGCCAGGCCCTGTCCCGCCAACTCAAGGCCCGCGAAGTGCAGATGGGCGCGCTGGGGCTGCGCGCCGGCGCCGAAGGCCAGCTGCTGGGGCGCCAGGTCGACCCGGCCGTGGCCGATGCCTGGCGCGGGCTGATCTTTGCCGCCCGCACTGCGCGCGATGCCAATGCGTTGAACGGCGCCGTCGTCGACGCCCATCTCGACTTCACTCGCGAAGCCATTCAGGCGCTGCGCCAGCATAGTGGCGGGGATGCGAGGTTGTATGGGAAGGATGGGAAGGCGGCGGCTGGGGTGGGTGGGGTGAGTTTGGCGGCCGGTTAA
- the flgM gene encoding flagellar biosynthesis anti-sigma factor FlgM codes for MKINHSTSSRPADAAAGDAARPQAPAAAADAAAPSAGLSVSPLAAQVRDISARLAQPADDDIDTAKVEEIRQAIAEGRIKIDPGKIADGLLATLRELGQADAK; via the coding sequence GTGAAGATCAACCACTCCACCTCGTCCCGGCCCGCCGACGCCGCCGCTGGCGACGCCGCCCGGCCCCAGGCCCCGGCGGCCGCCGCGGACGCGGCCGCGCCCTCCGCCGGCCTGAGCGTCAGCCCGCTGGCCGCGCAGGTGCGCGACATCAGCGCCCGCCTGGCCCAGCCGGCCGACGACGATATCGATACCGCCAAGGTCGAAGAGATCCGCCAGGCCATCGCCGAAGGCCGGATCAAGATCGACCCGGGCAAGATTGCCGACGGCCTGCTCGCCACCCTGCGCGAGCTCGGCCAGGCCGACGCCAAATAG
- the flgA gene encoding flagellar basal body P-ring formation chaperone FlgA, whose protein sequence is MKPNCRNARCLARRLARALLAACAAGPAAAGAAPAQVTPVAMQAHGAGTAAHAAASPFTEDPARVAVERFLQQQTAGLPGKVSVQVAPPSGGRAPECIAPDPFLPAGASPWGRVSVGVRCGGERPWVRYMQARVSVLTDYYVAARALGAGEPVSQADIEIRQGDLGALPRAVITDPAQLAGAVTANRIAAGSPLRTDLLRKAIAVRQGQTVTVAVEGEAFQITSEGKVLADAATGNTVQVRLRSGQVVNGLVRSGDTVVLQ, encoded by the coding sequence ATGAAACCGAATTGCCGTAATGCCCGCTGCCTGGCCCGCCGCCTGGCCCGCGCCCTGCTGGCCGCCTGCGCGGCCGGCCCTGCCGCCGCCGGCGCCGCGCCGGCGCAGGTCACGCCGGTGGCCATGCAGGCGCACGGCGCCGGCACCGCTGCCCACGCCGCGGCCAGCCCGTTCACCGAGGACCCCGCGCGCGTGGCGGTCGAGCGCTTCCTGCAGCAGCAGACCGCCGGCCTGCCGGGCAAGGTCAGCGTGCAGGTGGCGCCGCCGTCAGGCGGGCGCGCACCCGAATGCATCGCGCCCGACCCGTTCCTGCCCGCCGGCGCTTCGCCCTGGGGGCGCGTCTCGGTGGGCGTGCGCTGCGGCGGCGAGCGGCCCTGGGTGCGCTACATGCAGGCGCGCGTCTCGGTGCTGACCGACTATTACGTCGCCGCGCGCGCGCTGGGCGCGGGCGAGCCGGTCAGCCAGGCCGATATCGAAATCCGCCAGGGCGACCTGGGCGCGCTGCCGCGCGCGGTGATCACCGACCCGGCGCAGCTTGCCGGCGCCGTCACCGCCAACCGCATCGCCGCCGGCTCGCCGCTGCGCACCGACCTGCTGCGCAAGGCCATCGCCGTGCGCCAGGGCCAGACCGTCACCGTGGCGGTGGAGGGCGAGGCCTTCCAGATCACCAGCGAAGGCAAGGTACTGGCCGACGCCGCCACCGGCAACACGGTGCAGGTGCGCCTGCGCAGCGGCCAGGTGGTCAACGGCCTGGTGCGCAGCGGCGACACCGTGGTGCTGCAGTGA
- the flgB gene encoding flagellar basal body rod protein FlgB, with protein MIDRLDAALRFQQEALSLRNQRQSVIASNIAHADTPGYKARDFDFSSTLAQTVERGHRNEGMSLSTTSVRHLPAQAPGREEFDLAYRIPLQSSVDGNTVEMDTERVAFADNAVHFESGLTVMNSKIKTMLAAIQQ; from the coding sequence ATGATTGACAGACTCGACGCGGCGCTACGCTTCCAGCAGGAAGCGCTGAGCCTGCGCAACCAGCGGCAGTCGGTGATTGCCTCGAACATCGCGCACGCGGATACGCCCGGCTACAAGGCGCGCGACTTTGATTTTTCCAGCACGCTGGCGCAGACCGTCGAGCGCGGCCACCGCAACGAGGGCATGTCGCTGTCGACCACGTCGGTGCGCCACCTGCCCGCGCAGGCGCCGGGACGCGAGGAATTCGACCTGGCCTACCGCATCCCGCTGCAGTCCAGCGTCGACGGCAACACCGTGGAAATGGACACCGAACGCGTGGCCTTCGCCGACAACGCCGTGCACTTCGAGTCCGGGCTGACGGTGATGAATTCCAAGATCAAGACCATGCTGGCCGCGATCCAGCAGTAA
- the flgC gene encoding flagellar basal body rod protein FlgC, whose amino-acid sequence MPAMNIFDVAGSAMAAQSQRMNVTASNLANADSVVSPDGQAYRAKQVVFGMAPTPGQTDIGGVQVRGVSEDPSPPRMVHNPTHPMANAQGYVVMPNVNPVEEMVNMISASRSYQANVEVLNTAKNMMLKTLTIGQ is encoded by the coding sequence ATGCCGGCAATGAACATCTTCGACGTCGCGGGCTCGGCAATGGCCGCGCAGTCGCAACGCATGAACGTGACCGCGTCCAACCTGGCCAACGCCGACAGCGTGGTCAGCCCCGACGGGCAAGCCTACCGCGCCAAGCAGGTGGTGTTCGGCATGGCGCCCACGCCGGGCCAGACCGATATCGGCGGCGTGCAGGTGCGGGGCGTCAGCGAAGACCCGTCGCCCCCGCGCATGGTGCACAACCCCACGCATCCGATGGCCAATGCGCAGGGCTACGTGGTGATGCCCAACGTCAACCCGGTGGAGGAGATGGTCAACATGATCTCGGCCTCGCGCTCCTACCAGGCCAACGTGGAAGTGCTCAACACCGCCAAGAACATGATGCTCAAGACGCTGACGATCGGCCAGTGA
- a CDS encoding flagellar hook assembly protein FlgD encodes MTTTSAVGSNTQGINDALKSGSASASELQNNFLTMLVTQMNNQDPLNPMDNAQLTSQLAQISTVSGMQTMNATLSQLLSQVSASRAMDSAALIGRTVMVPGKLVSVEGGVPGKIGVDLPSTAEAVTVDVLDKDGNVVRTIDMKGQTAGVHNVEWDGKNNAGVVVADGDYTFKVTATANGTSVQPVALVYGKVQSISGDASGVLVDLGDGQTANVDDVRRIL; translated from the coding sequence ATGACCACCACCTCCGCGGTAGGCAGCAACACGCAAGGCATCAACGACGCCCTGAAAAGCGGCAGCGCCAGCGCGTCCGAGCTGCAGAACAACTTCCTGACCATGCTCGTCACGCAGATGAACAACCAGGATCCGCTCAACCCGATGGACAACGCGCAGCTGACCTCGCAGCTGGCGCAGATCAGCACGGTCAGCGGCATGCAGACCATGAACGCCACGTTGTCGCAGCTGCTGTCGCAGGTCAGCGCCAGCCGCGCGATGGATTCGGCCGCGCTGATCGGCCGTACCGTGATGGTGCCGGGCAAGCTGGTGTCGGTCGAAGGCGGCGTGCCGGGCAAGATCGGCGTGGACCTGCCGTCGACCGCGGAGGCGGTCACCGTCGACGTGCTCGACAAGGACGGCAACGTGGTGCGCACCATCGACATGAAGGGCCAGACCGCGGGCGTGCACAACGTCGAATGGGACGGCAAGAACAACGCCGGCGTGGTCGTGGCCGATGGCGACTACACCTTCAAGGTCACCGCCACCGCCAACGGCACCTCGGTGCAGCCGGTGGCGCTGGTCTACGGCAAGGTGCAGAGCATCAGCGGCGACGCCAGCGGCGTGCTGGTGGACCTGGGCGACGGCCAGACCGCCAACGTCGACGACGTGCGCCGCATTCTCTAA
- the flgE gene encoding flagellar hook protein FlgE: MGFGQGVSGLNAAASNLDVIGNNIANANTVGYKQSAAQFADVYAGTKIGLGVRVNSVVQSFNQGNIEASGRSLDVAITNGNGFFRLTSPEGAVYYSRNGQFQRQEDGRITNMQGLQVTGYPAGVAGGAGVQPQPLVISNAQMEPRATSSITAQFQLDSRATVPTQAFASSAGVPPTSNMFNYSTAINVYDSLGNKQQLMAYFAKSAGAPTVAGGTDWQMYVTDVNGNAVGGAPVTLSFDNAGAMQAPGAGAVTLTQPAANGAQAMAMRLDLTGTTQFGADNDVKQLSQNGYTSGSLLGFSVNGDGTITGNYSNEQTKPLGQIVMAAFGNVEGLKPEGDNVWSATGASGQPLVGVAGGSMGTLRSNAVEASNVDLSGQLVNLIVAQRNYQANAQTIKAQDTVMQTLVNL, from the coding sequence ATGGGTTTCGGTCAAGGGGTAAGCGGCCTGAACGCCGCCGCGTCCAACCTGGACGTGATCGGCAACAACATCGCCAACGCCAACACGGTTGGCTACAAGCAATCGGCCGCGCAGTTCGCCGATGTCTACGCCGGCACCAAAATCGGCCTGGGCGTGCGCGTGAACTCGGTGGTGCAGTCGTTCAACCAGGGCAATATCGAGGCCTCGGGCCGCTCGCTGGACGTGGCCATCACCAACGGCAACGGCTTCTTCCGCCTGACCAGCCCGGAAGGCGCGGTCTACTACTCGCGCAACGGCCAGTTCCAGCGCCAGGAAGACGGCCGCATCACCAATATGCAGGGCCTGCAGGTGACGGGCTATCCGGCGGGCGTGGCCGGCGGCGCGGGCGTGCAGCCGCAGCCGCTGGTGATCAGCAACGCGCAGATGGAGCCGCGCGCCACCAGCAGCATCACCGCCCAGTTCCAGCTGGATTCGCGCGCCACCGTGCCGACGCAGGCGTTTGCCAGCTCGGCCGGCGTGCCGCCGACCAGCAATATGTTCAACTACAGCACGGCGATCAACGTCTATGACTCGCTGGGCAACAAGCAGCAGCTGATGGCGTACTTCGCCAAGTCGGCTGGTGCGCCGACCGTCGCGGGCGGCACCGACTGGCAGATGTACGTGACCGATGTCAACGGCAACGCGGTTGGCGGTGCGCCGGTCACGCTGTCGTTCGACAACGCCGGCGCAATGCAGGCGCCGGGTGCGGGCGCGGTCACGCTGACCCAGCCGGCGGCCAACGGTGCGCAGGCCATGGCCATGCGCCTGGACCTGACCGGCACCACCCAGTTCGGCGCCGACAACGACGTCAAGCAGCTCAGCCAGAACGGCTACACCTCGGGCAGCCTGCTGGGCTTCTCGGTCAATGGCGACGGCACCATCACCGGCAACTACTCCAACGAGCAGACCAAGCCGCTGGGGCAGATCGTGATGGCCGCGTTCGGCAATGTCGAAGGCCTGAAGCCGGAGGGCGACAACGTGTGGTCCGCCACCGGCGCTTCCGGCCAGCCGCTGGTCGGCGTGGCCGGCGGCAGCATGGGCACGCTGCGCTCGAACGCGGTGGAAGCCTCCAACGTGGACCTGTCCGGCCAGCTGGTGAACCTGATCGTGGCGCAGCGCAACTACCAGGCCAACGCGCAGACCATCAAGGCGCAGGACACGGTCATGCAGACCCTGGTCAACCTGTGA
- a CDS encoding flagellar basal body rod protein FlgF, translated as MDRMIYTALSGAKQILDQQAAVSNNLANVSTPAFRAQVNLYRAVPVVGPEAGTRTFALASTPGADMRAGPLTYTGRTLDVALQGNGWLVVQAPDGTEAYTRAGALQVAQDGQVQTLSGLPVMGDGGPLAVPPGSQVTIGTDGTITARGPGEASAGLAQVGRLRVVNPPNDAIARGDDGLFRLRPGAQPLEADPTVRVISGALEGSNVNPTEAMVEMIANARRFEMQMKMIQGADGNEQRANQLLSTN; from the coding sequence ATGGACCGCATGATCTACACCGCCCTGTCGGGCGCCAAGCAGATACTCGACCAGCAAGCGGCGGTATCGAACAACCTGGCCAACGTGTCGACGCCGGCCTTCCGCGCGCAGGTCAACCTGTACCGCGCGGTGCCGGTGGTCGGGCCGGAAGCGGGCACGCGCACCTTCGCGCTGGCCTCGACCCCCGGTGCCGACATGCGCGCCGGCCCGCTGACCTACACCGGCCGCACGCTCGACGTAGCGCTGCAGGGCAATGGTTGGCTGGTAGTGCAGGCGCCCGACGGCACCGAGGCCTACACCCGCGCCGGCGCGCTGCAGGTGGCGCAGGACGGCCAGGTGCAGACCCTCTCCGGCCTGCCGGTGATGGGCGACGGCGGTCCGCTGGCGGTGCCGCCGGGCTCGCAGGTGACCATCGGCACCGACGGCACCATCACCGCGCGCGGCCCCGGCGAAGCCTCGGCCGGCCTGGCGCAGGTGGGCCGGCTGCGCGTGGTCAATCCGCCCAACGACGCCATCGCCCGCGGCGATGACGGCCTGTTCCGCCTGCGCCCCGGCGCGCAGCCGCTCGAGGCCGATCCCACCGTGCGCGTGATTTCCGGCGCGCTGGAGGGAAGCAACGTCAACCCGACCGAAGCCATGGTCGAGATGATCGCCAATGCGCGCCGCTTCGAGATGCAGATGAAGATGATCCAGGGCGCCGACGGCAACGAGCAGCGCGCCAACCAGCTGCTGTCGACCAACTGA